The following are encoded in a window of Dioscorea cayenensis subsp. rotundata cultivar TDr96_F1 chromosome 16, TDr96_F1_v2_PseudoChromosome.rev07_lg8_w22 25.fasta, whole genome shotgun sequence genomic DNA:
- the LOC120279231 gene encoding BTB/POZ domain-containing protein At3g05675-like has protein sequence MDKTSIEQTSEFGDQSTSDVTVCLRSRDGMPELFYCHSSILKQKSGFFAEQLISDNTSPKNYIEVKCQGSEYDHYAKLLKLLYLSEDLILDSWDAVKTALGVLRASIALQCEGITNSCIQYLEAVPWEEKEEEEILKITPALGTAATALLARIRPVNENAAKNVFLSAIHFATTAESSFPLYADELKTSAQEQVEYMLVEDEDTPLVILDEDVRSEVRTGLARVFTRFEGELNTLNIFFDLSPQEAEERMLQCLSDIDWMCNILPKMEMMKDFISNWIGISAHMLAIIQADAYCSGLWAVKAKLIELAGKAFDAVGYGSVVLPAPSRLHFLKTWLPYMRKMKPILDSQSEGDDSFPHKMDTDQCQNIEGAIISLVLALPSNDQAEILGDWMKMAEKVKFPDLSEAFEVWCYRTKTAKRRLMVGLNGVGNPTVTL, from the coding sequence ATGGACAAAACTAGCATAGAGCAGACAAGTGAATTTGGTGATCAGTCCACTAGTGATGTTACTGTTTGTTTGAGAAGCAGAGATGGGATGCCAGAATTGTTCTACTGCCACTCCTCCATTTTGAAGCAAAAGAGTGGGTTCTTTGCAGAACAGCTTATCAGTGACAACACTTCACCTAAAAACTACATTGAAGTGAAATGTCAGGGATCGGAGTATGACCATTACGCTAAGCTCTTGAAGCTCCTTTATCTCTCGGAAGATTTGATCTTAGACTCATGGGATGCTGTAAAAACAGCTCTTGGTGTACTTCGAGCTTCAATTGCTCTTCAATGTGAAGGAATTACAAATAGCTGCATACAATACTTGGAGGCTGTCCCATGGGAAGAAAAGGAGGAAGAGGAAATTCTAAAAATTACTCCAGCCCTGGGAACAGCAGCCACTGCTTTATTAGCCCGAATCCGACCTGTAAATGAGAATGCAGCCAAGAATGTTTTCCTTTCTGCTATTCATTTTGCGACCACGGCAGAAAGTTCATTTCCTCTCTATGCTGATGAACTAAAAACTTCGGCTCAGGAACAGGTGGAATACATGCTGGTGGAAGATGAAGATACTCCGTTGGTGATTTTGGATGAGGACGTAAGGTCTGAAGTAAGGACAGGCCTTGCACGGGTATTCACCAGATTCGAAGGAGAGTTAAACACACTAAACATTTTTTTTGATCTGTCCCCACAGGAAGCAGAAGAGAGAATGCTACAATGCCTATCAGACATTGACTGGATGTGTAATATTTTACCAAAGATGGAAATGATGAAGGATTTTATTTCAAACTGGATCGGCATCTCTGCACATATGCTAGCAATAATTCAGGCTGATGCATATTGTTCTGGTTTGTGGGCTGTCAAAGCAAAGCTGATAGAATTAGCAGGGAAGGCTTTCGACGCTGTCGGTTATGGCAGTGTTGTGCTTCCGGCCCCCTCGAGGCTTCATTTCCTTAAGACATGGCTACCTTATATGAGGAAAATGAAGCCGATCTTGGATTCACAGAGTGAAGGTGATGATTCCTTTCCTCACAAGATGGACACTGATCAATGCCAAAATATTGAGGGGGCTATCATATCATTAGTTTTAGCTTTGCCGTCGAATGATCAAGCGGAAATACTCGGTGATTGGATGAAGATGGCTGAGAAGGTGAAGTTCCCTGATCTCAGTGAGGCGTTCGAGGTTTGGTGTTACAGAACGAAGACAGCGAAGAGGAGGCTGATGGTAGGCCTCAATGGTGTCGGTAATCCTACCGTCACCCTCTAA